In Camarhynchus parvulus chromosome Z, STF_HiC, whole genome shotgun sequence, a genomic segment contains:
- the SKOR2 gene encoding LOW QUALITY PROTEIN: SKI family transcriptional corepressor 2 (The sequence of the model RefSeq protein was modified relative to this genomic sequence to represent the inferred CDS: deleted 2 bases in 1 codon), which produces MATSPLPGPTDILLPSPSSAYPPDPMSQPRAGHAAMKPNQVGQVILYGIPIVSLVIDGQERLCLAQISNTLLKNFSYNEIHNRRVALGITCVQCTPVQLEILRRAGAMPISSRRCGMITKREAERLCKSFLGENRPPKLPDNFAFDVSHECAWGCRGSFIPARYNSSRAKCIKCSYCSMYFSPNKFIFHSHRTPDAKYTQPDAANFNSWRRHLKLTDKSPQDELVFAWEDVKAMFNGGSRKRALPPAPPAPAAAAPAACHPLGSVKAAAVVGGGLLSPHLLAAPPDLHQKRPRFEEDEELQEAVAAAHGGKSPRSYPVIPVPSKGSFGGMLQKFPGCGGLFPHPYGFPAAAFGLCHKKEEGGGGDALGGAAAHKAGGAAAAGGGLSGLFWPGRKDAAFYPPFCMFWPPRTPGGLPVPTYLQPPPQPPGALGCSLGGDGAGLLRQAFLDLSEPGGEAGPPASPAASDGGSGGGGGRVPRTPHLLEAAGGRKAGGGYHHSSAFRPVGGKEDSESLAKLHGGGGGGPPRSASPLQLLLPPPPPPPPEDAGCERHPHPPHAAHRLLSPGGTSCSFASEESSEEEEDEEEEDEPEVDVEGHKPPEEEEEDEEEEGEEEPRGGDPLAAGGRFPPARGLPEKGGRERPAAGPFPRPAVEEKPGDGPAPAQPPAGAPRAGSGGSSPAQHPAPEEQPLYKDNQKSKEGNQVILPTKEDTFSDKNKEHNFFITDSEPSGGDFWRDIAGEHTQETNSPHSLKKDVENMGKEELQKVLFEQIDLRRRLEQEFQVLKGNASFPVFNNFQDQMKRELAYREEMVQQLQIIPYAASLIRKEKLGAHLSKS; this is translated from the exons ATGGCGACCAGCCCGCTGCCCGGCCCCACCGATATCTTGCTGCCGTCGCCGTCCAGCGCGTACCCGCCGGACCCCATGAGCCAGCCGAGGGCCGGCCACGCCGCCATGAAACCCAACCAGGTGGGGCAGGTGATCCTCTACGGCATCCCGATCGTCTCGCTGGTCATCGACGGGCAGGAGCGGCTGTGCCTGGCGCAGATCTCCAACACCCTCCTCAAAAACTTCAGCTACAACGAGATCCACAACCGGCGCGTGGCCCTGGGCATCACCTGCGTGCAGTGCACGCCGGTGCAGCTGGAGATCCTGCGGCGGGCCGGGGCCATGCCCATCTCCTCCCGCCGCTGCGGCATGATCACCAAGAGGGAGGCAGAGCGGCTCTGCAAGTCCTTCCTGGGAGAGAACCGGCCCCCCAAACTGCCGGATAACTTCGCCTTCGACGTATCCCACGAGTGCGCCTGGGGATGCCGCGGGAGCTTCATCCCGGCCCGCTACAACAGCTCCCGGGCCAAGTGCATCAAGTGCAGCTACTGCAGCATGTACTTCTCGCCCAACAAGTTCATCTTCCACTCCCACCGCACCCCCGACGCCAAGTACACCCAGCCCGACGCCGCCAACTTCAACTCCTGGCGCCGCCACCTGAAGCTGACCGACAAGAGCCCCCAGGATGAGCTGGTCTTCGCCTGGGAGGATGTCAAGGCCATGTTCAACGGCGGCAGCCGCAAGCGCGCCctgccgcccgccccgccggcccccgccgccgccgctcccgccgcctgCCACCCGCTGGGCTCGGTGAAGGCGGCGGCGGTGGTGGGCGGCGGGCTGCTGAGCCCGCACCTCCTGGCCGCCCCGCCCGACCTGCACCAGAAGCGGCCGCGCTTCGAGGAGGacgaggagctgcaggaggcggtggcggcggcgcaCGGCGGCAAAAGCCCGCGGAGCTACCCCGTCATCCCGGTGCCCAGCAAGGGCTCCTTCGGCGGCATGCTCCAGAAGTTCCCCGGCTGCGGCGGGCTTTTCCCGCACCCCTACGGCTTCCCCGCCGCCGCCTTCGGGCTCTGCCACAAGAAGGAggagggcggcggcggcgatgCCCTCGGCGGGGCTGCCGCGCACAAggccggcggggcggcggcggcgggcggcgggctCTCGGGGCTCTTCTGGCCGGGCAGGAAGGACGCCGCCTTCTACCCTCCCTTCTGCATGTTCTGGCCGCCGCGCACCCCGGGCGGGCTGCCGGTGCCCACCTACCTgcagccgccgccgcagcccccCGGCGCCCTGGGATGCTCGCTGGGAGGGGACGGGGCGGGCCTGCTGCGCCAGGCTTTCCTGGACCTGTCGGAGCCCGGCGGCGaggcggggccg CCCGCCTCGCCCGCCGCTTCCGacgggggcagcggcggcggcggcgggcgggtCCCCCGCACC CCGCACCTGCTggaggcggcgggcgggcgcAAGGCGGGCGGCGGGTACCACCACTCCAGCGCCTTCCGCCCGGTGGGCGGCAAGGAGGACTCGGAGAGCCTGGCCAAGCTGCacggaggcggcggcggcggccccccGCGCTCCGCCTCGccgctgcagctgctgctgccgccgccgccgccgccgccccccgagGATGCGGGGTGCGAGAGGCACCCGCATCCTCCGCACGCCGCGCACCGCCTCCTCTCCCCCGGAGGCACCAGCTGCAGCTTCGCCAGCGAAGAGAgcagcgaggaggaggaggacgaggaggaggaagacGAGCCCGAGGTGGACGTCGAGGGGCACAAGCCCcccgaggaggaggaagaggatgaggaggaggagggcgagGAAGAGCCCCGCGGCGGAGACCCCTTGGCGGCCGGCGGCCGCTTTCCACCCGCCCGGGGTCTGCCGGAGAAGGGCGGCCGGGAgcgccccgccgccggcccctTCCCCCGTCCGGCCGTCGAGGAGAAGCCGGGGGATGGTCCAGCCCCAGCGCAGCCGCCTGCCGGGGCCCcgcgggcgggcagcggcggcagcagccCGGCACAGCACCCGGCGCCCGAGGAGCAGCCCCTCTACAAAGAT aatCAGAAGAGCAAGGAGGGTAATCAGGTCATCTTGCCTACGAAAGAGGACACCTTCTCAG ATAAGAACAAGGAGCATAATTTTTTCATCACAGATTCAGAGCCTTCAGGAGGAGACTTCTGGAGAGATATAGCAG gagaacaCACACAAGAAACCAATTCACCTCATTCTCTGAAGAAGGATGtggaaaatatggggaaag AGGAACTCCAGAAGGTTCTGTTTGAGCAGATCGACCTACGGAGGAGGCTGGAACAGGAATTCCAGGTGTTGAAAGGAAACGCGTCTTTCCCAGTCTTCA ACAATTTTCAAGATCAGATGAAGCGGGAGCTGGCGTACAGAGAAGAAATGGTGCAGCAGCTACAAATC